In a genomic window of Erinaceus europaeus chromosome 12, mEriEur2.1, whole genome shotgun sequence:
- the UNC119 gene encoding protein unc-119 homolog A has protein sequence MKVKKGGGGAGSGAEPVPGASGLSVESKSELQLQAESESGSESEPEAGPGPRPGPLQRKQPIGPEDVLGLQRITGDYLCSPEENVYKIDFVRFKIRDMDSGTVLFEIKKPPASERLPINRRDLDPNAGRFVRYQFTPAFLRLRQVGATVEFTVGEKPVNNFRMIERHYFRNQLLKSFDFHFGFCIPSSKNTCEHIYDFPPLSEELINEMIRHPYETQSDSFYFVDDRLVMHNKADYSYSGTP, from the exons ATGAAGGTGAAGAAGGGCGGCGGCGGGGCTGGGTCGGGGGCGGAGCCCGTTCCTGGGGCTTCGGGCCTGAGCGTGGAGTCCAAGTCCGAGCTGCAGCTGCAAGCAGAATCCGAATCCGGGTCCGAGTCGGAGCCGGAGGCAGGCCCGGGGCCCAGGCCGGGGCCGCTACAGAGGAAGCAGCCGATCGGGCCGGAGGACGTGCTGGGGCTGCAGCGGATCACCGGTG aCTACCTGTGCTCCCCTGAAGAGAATGTCTATAAGATTGACTTCGTCAGATTCAAGATTCGGGACATGGATTCAGGCACTGTCCTCTTTGAAATCAAGAAACCCCCAGCCTCAG AGCGGTTGCCCATCAACCGGCGGGACCTGGACCCCAATGCTGGGCGCTTTGTCCGCTACCAGTTCACCCCTGCCTTCCTCCGCCTGAGGCAGGTGGGAGCCAC GGTAGAGTTCACAGTAGGGGAGAAGCCTGTCAACAACTTCCGCATGATTGAGAGGCACTACTTCCGCAATCAGCTGCTGAAAAGCTTTGACTTCCACTTTGGCTTCTGCATCCCCAGCAGCAAGAACACCTGCGAGCATATCTAcgacttcccccctctctctgaggAGCTCA tCAATGAGATGATCCGTCACCCATATGAAACACAGTCTGACAGCTTCTACTTCGTGGATGACCGGCTGGTGATGCATAACAAAGCAGATTACTCCTACAGTGGGACACCCTGA